One window of the Actinomycetota bacterium genome contains the following:
- a CDS encoding MMPL family transporter — MQLARSLLTLPAGRVTKWVVLAAWVAVAALVAPFAGQLQSVQENEAASFLPSSAESTRALELQRQLPGGDRLPVVVVYRRESGITPADRQLAAGHQQALAQGQEGPPPVPSEDGRALLLVLSLPAADADVVIAEIEGIRETVGRGDGDLQIRVTGPGGFLADTVSVFEDIDTTLLLVTVVVVAVLLLLTYRSPLLWLIPLLTVGLANQAATASVYGLVKGFGLTVDGQSAGILTVLVFGAGTDYALLLIARYREELRRHDDKHEAMAVALVNAGPAILASAATVIISLLCLLAADLANYRSLGPVGAVGIACALVAMLTLLPAVLVIFGRRLFWPFVPAFGSEVREGAGVWARVGRWVARRPRPVWLGTTAILAVLALGLLTLDTNLRQEDQFPGEPDAVAGQRLIEASYPSGTGQQTTIIGAASPAEQVLAAARGTEGVAAVVPAGRTADLVQLQATLDAAPDSEEERATIDRLRDRVHAVEGAGAVVGGQSAQSLDLARASARDRNVVIPLVLLVVLVILGVLLRAVVAPLVLIATVIVSFAAALGASAFAFDRLLGFGGADPSLALLAFIFLVALGIDYNIFLMSRVREESERLGTHEGTLRGLAVTGGVITSAGIVLAATFSVLAVLPFVPLIEIGIVVAFGVLLDTLVVRSILVPALTLDIGPRIWWPSKLAAARQPSADEVLDDSSIRARSRSSSD; from the coding sequence ATGCAGCTCGCCCGTTCCCTCCTTACGCTGCCCGCCGGCCGGGTCACCAAGTGGGTCGTGCTCGCCGCCTGGGTGGCGGTGGCGGCCCTGGTCGCCCCGTTCGCCGGCCAGCTCCAGTCGGTGCAGGAGAACGAGGCGGCCAGCTTCCTGCCCAGCAGTGCCGAGTCGACCAGGGCCCTGGAGCTGCAACGCCAGCTCCCCGGCGGCGACCGCCTGCCGGTGGTGGTGGTCTACCGGCGCGAGTCGGGCATCACCCCGGCCGACCGCCAGCTGGCCGCCGGCCACCAGCAAGCGCTCGCCCAGGGCCAGGAGGGGCCGCCGCCGGTGCCGTCCGAGGACGGCAGGGCGCTGCTGCTGGTGCTCTCCCTGCCCGCCGCCGACGCCGACGTCGTCATCGCAGAGATCGAGGGCATCCGCGAGACGGTCGGCCGGGGCGATGGCGACCTCCAGATCCGCGTGACCGGGCCGGGCGGGTTCCTGGCCGACACCGTCAGCGTGTTCGAGGACATCGACACCACCCTGCTGCTGGTCACCGTGGTCGTGGTCGCGGTGCTGCTGCTGCTCACCTACCGCAGCCCCCTGCTGTGGCTGATCCCCCTGCTGACCGTCGGCCTGGCCAACCAGGCGGCCACGGCCAGCGTGTACGGGCTGGTCAAGGGCTTCGGCCTGACCGTCGACGGCCAGAGCGCGGGCATCCTGACCGTGCTCGTGTTCGGGGCCGGGACCGACTACGCGCTGCTGCTGATCGCCCGCTACCGGGAGGAGCTGCGCCGCCACGACGACAAGCACGAGGCCATGGCCGTGGCCCTGGTCAACGCCGGCCCGGCCATCCTGGCCTCGGCGGCCACGGTCATCATCAGCCTCCTCTGCCTGCTCGCGGCCGACCTGGCCAACTACCGCAGCCTCGGCCCGGTCGGGGCCGTCGGCATCGCCTGCGCCCTGGTGGCCATGCTGACCCTGCTCCCGGCCGTGTTGGTGATCTTCGGGCGGCGGCTGTTCTGGCCGTTCGTCCCCGCCTTCGGCTCCGAGGTCCGCGAGGGCGCCGGCGTGTGGGCGCGGGTCGGCCGCTGGGTCGCCCGCCGGCCCCGGCCCGTCTGGCTCGGCACCACCGCGATCCTGGCCGTGCTCGCCCTCGGCCTGCTCACCCTGGACACCAACCTGCGCCAGGAGGACCAGTTCCCCGGCGAGCCCGACGCGGTCGCCGGCCAGCGGCTGATCGAGGCCAGCTACCCGTCCGGCACCGGCCAGCAGACCACCATCATCGGCGCCGCCAGCCCGGCCGAGCAGGTCCTGGCCGCGGCCCGCGGCACCGAGGGCGTGGCCGCGGTGGTCCCGGCCGGGCGGACGGCCGACCTGGTCCAGCTCCAGGCGACCCTGGACGCCGCCCCCGACTCCGAGGAGGAGCGGGCCACCATCGACCGGCTGCGCGACCGCGTCCACGCCGTCGAGGGCGCCGGTGCCGTGGTCGGCGGGCAGAGCGCCCAGAGCCTCGACCTGGCCAGGGCCTCGGCCCGCGACCGCAACGTCGTCATCCCCCTGGTCCTGCTGGTCGTGCTCGTCATCCTTGGCGTGCTGCTGCGGGCGGTGGTGGCGCCGCTGGTCCTGATCGCCACCGTGATCGTCTCGTTCGCGGCCGCCCTGGGGGCGAGCGCGTTCGCCTTCGACCGCCTCCTCGGGTTCGGGGGCGCCGACCCGTCGCTCGCCCTGCTGGCGTTCATCTTCCTGGTCGCGCTCGGGATCGACTACAACATCTTCCTGATGAGCCGGGTCCGGGAGGAGTCCGAGCGCCTCGGCACGCACGAGGGCACCCTCAGGGGCCTGGCCGTCACCGGCGGGGTCATCACCTCGGCCGGGATCGTGCTCGCGGCCACCTTCTCGGTCCTGGCCGTGCTGCCGTTCGTGCCCCTGATCGAGATCGGCATCGTGGTCGCCTTCGGCGTCCTGCTCGACACCCTGGTCGTCCGCTCGATCCTCGTGCCCGCCCTGACCCTCGACATCGGCCCCCGCATCTGGTGGCCGAGCAAGCTGGCGGCCGCGCGTCAGCCGTCGGCCGACGAGGTCTTGGACGACTCCTCGATCCGGGCCCGGAGCCGCTCCAGCTCCGACTGA
- a CDS encoding DUF1003 domain-containing protein gives MRVRPGRDRRAWSLGAPRQPARLQLQPHYDPEAFGRFSEAIARFLGTGRYLVFQTAVVSLWVAWNVLFRNREAAFDPYPFILLTLALSLQASYAAPLILLAQNRQAERDRQETERDRRTSGRTQADTEYLARELAAIRLALGEMPTRDYLDDELERLQSELERLRARIEESSKTSSADG, from the coding sequence GTGAGGGTCCGGCCGGGCCGGGACCGGCGCGCCTGGTCGCTGGGGGCGCCGCGCCAGCCGGCCCGGCTCCAGCTCCAGCCCCACTACGACCCGGAGGCGTTCGGGCGCTTCTCCGAGGCCATCGCCCGGTTCCTCGGCACCGGCCGCTACCTGGTGTTCCAGACGGCGGTGGTGTCGCTCTGGGTCGCCTGGAACGTGCTGTTCCGCAACCGCGAGGCCGCCTTCGACCCGTACCCGTTCATCCTGCTCACCCTGGCCCTGTCGCTGCAGGCGTCGTACGCGGCCCCGCTGATCCTGCTCGCCCAGAACCGCCAGGCGGAGCGGGACCGCCAGGAGACCGAGCGTGACCGCCGGACCAGCGGCCGCACCCAGGCCGACACCGAGTACCTGGCCCGGGAGCTGGCCGCGATCCGCCTGGCCCTTGGCGAGATGCCGACCCGCGACTACCTGGACGACGAGCTGGAGCGGCTTCAGTCGGAGCTGGAGCGGCTCCGGGCCCGGATCGAGGAGTCGTCCAAGACCTCGTCGGCCGACGGCTGA
- a CDS encoding transposase, which produces MRLSASRPVQMSVLSYGLAILVAMHADTGRRYRAYPTPEQAGRLTSWGHSCRAVWNLALEQRRFAWRQRGRTVRLAEQCRHLTDARADLPWLADLPAQSAQQVLRQLDRAYDNWWNPEHPARAPTFRKRSRDLSVPFPGQAVQVRRCSRRWAEVRLPKLGWVRFRLSRPLGGMVRNASIAKDALGWHVSFGVAIAAKPAPPNRLPSCGVDFGVACSAFVSDEREPRLMPSTLTAGQRRRLLGLERRKSRQITWAKKHNDGHYSNRLGRTISKISKLRARQARRRQDFIHKLTTDLAKNHGWVAVEDLRVKGMTRSAKGTREEPGRNVKAKASLNRTVLDNAPYERQRQLAYKAPRFGSELRLVRPAFTSQTCSACGLRDPNSRPGCGRLFACTVCGHVEHADLNAARNIHNLAAGQAVHSTRSHPRAARPSSRMREPLGSIA; this is translated from the coding sequence TTGAGGCTGTCGGCCAGCCGACCGGTCCAGATGTCTGTCCTGTCCTATGGACTGGCGATACTGGTCGCGATGCATGCTGACACCGGCCGGCGGTACCGCGCCTATCCGACCCCAGAGCAGGCAGGACGGCTGACGAGCTGGGGACACTCCTGCCGTGCGGTATGGAACCTGGCATTGGAGCAGCGCCGGTTCGCCTGGCGTCAGCGTGGTCGCACCGTCCGGTTGGCCGAGCAGTGCCGCCACCTCACCGACGCCCGCGCGGACCTGCCATGGCTGGCCGACCTGCCCGCCCAGAGCGCCCAGCAGGTGCTCCGCCAGCTCGACCGCGCCTACGACAACTGGTGGAACCCTGAGCATCCTGCCCGGGCACCCACCTTCCGCAAGCGTTCCAGGGACCTCTCGGTACCGTTTCCTGGCCAGGCCGTTCAGGTCCGCAGATGCTCCCGCAGATGGGCTGAGGTGAGGCTGCCGAAGCTTGGATGGGTGCGGTTCCGGCTGTCCCGCCCCCTCGGGGGCATGGTGCGCAACGCCTCGATCGCCAAGGACGCACTCGGCTGGCATGTCTCGTTCGGTGTTGCGATCGCCGCCAAACCCGCTCCGCCGAACCGCCTGCCGAGCTGTGGAGTGGACTTCGGGGTGGCCTGCTCGGCGTTCGTGTCCGACGAGCGGGAACCGCGCCTGATGCCATCGACCCTCACCGCGGGACAGAGACGACGCCTGCTGGGGCTGGAGCGCCGCAAGAGCCGCCAGATCACCTGGGCCAAGAAGCACAACGATGGTCACTACTCCAACCGGCTGGGCCGGACCATCAGCAAGATCTCCAAGCTTCGGGCGCGGCAGGCGCGTCGTCGGCAGGACTTCATCCACAAGCTCACCACCGACCTCGCCAAGAACCACGGCTGGGTTGCCGTCGAGGACCTGCGGGTGAAGGGCATGACAAGGTCGGCCAAGGGCACGAGGGAGGAGCCCGGCAGGAACGTCAAGGCCAAAGCTAGCCTGAACCGGACCGTCCTCGACAACGCCCCGTACGAGCGGCAGCGCCAGCTCGCGTACAAGGCACCCAGATTTGGGTCAGAGCTGCGACTCGTTCGGCCGGCGTTCACAAGCCAGACATGCTCGGCGTGTGGGCTCCGTGACCCGAACTCACGGCCGGGCTGCGGCCGGCTGTTCGCCTGCACCGTCTGCGGCCATGTCGAGCATGCGGACCTGAACGCCGCACGAAACATCCACAATCTTGCCGCCGGGCAGGCGGTCCACAGCACGCGCAGTCACCCTCGGGCGGCGAGGCCATCGAGCCGGATGCGTGAACCACTCGGGAGTATCGCCTGA
- a CDS encoding acyl-CoA carboxylase subunit beta: protein MKERVEELRTRKEQALHAGSPKAVEVQHDKGKLTARERIDGLLDPGSFVETDMLAVHRATAFGMDKRRIPGDGVVTGYGTIGGRRVCLFSQDFTVFGGSLGEVMAEKICKVMDLALKMGVPCIGINDSGGARIQEGVVALSGYAEIFWRNVQASGVVPQLSLIMGPSAGGAVYSPAITDFVLMVKETSYMFITGPDVVKTVTGEDVTFEELGGAMTHATKSGTAHFAAEDEDECFDLARELVGFLPLNNMEDPPRRQPTDDPRREEQALVDLVPDHPNQPYDIREVVARVVDDGEFLEILQAHAESIVIGLARLNGRPVGIVGNQPLHLAGVLDINASVKGARFVRFCDAFNIPIISFVDVPGFMPGTSQEWGGIIRHGAKLLYAYAEATVPKLTVITRKAYGGAYDVMSSKPLRADINFAWPTAEIAVMGPQGAVNIIFRKEIEKADDPVARRDELVAEYTERFANPYIAAERGYIDEVIEPQVTRPRLIQALEMCVTKREIRPPRKHGNIPL, encoded by the coding sequence ATGAAGGAACGGGTGGAGGAGCTCCGCACCCGCAAGGAGCAGGCGCTGCACGCCGGCTCCCCCAAGGCGGTCGAGGTCCAGCACGACAAGGGCAAGCTCACCGCCCGCGAACGGATCGACGGCCTGCTCGACCCGGGCTCGTTCGTGGAGACCGACATGCTGGCCGTGCACCGGGCGACCGCCTTCGGCATGGACAAGCGGCGCATCCCCGGTGACGGGGTCGTCACCGGCTACGGCACCATCGGCGGACGCCGGGTCTGCCTGTTCTCCCAGGACTTCACCGTGTTCGGCGGCTCTCTCGGCGAGGTCATGGCCGAGAAGATCTGCAAGGTCATGGACCTGGCGCTGAAGATGGGGGTGCCCTGCATCGGCATCAACGACTCCGGCGGGGCCCGCATCCAGGAGGGCGTGGTCGCCCTGTCCGGCTACGCCGAGATCTTCTGGCGCAACGTCCAGGCCTCCGGGGTGGTCCCGCAGCTGTCGCTGATCATGGGCCCCTCGGCCGGCGGCGCCGTCTACTCCCCGGCCATCACCGACTTCGTGCTGATGGTCAAGGAGACCTCCTACATGTTCATCACCGGCCCGGACGTGGTGAAGACGGTCACCGGCGAGGACGTGACCTTCGAGGAGCTGGGCGGGGCCATGACCCACGCCACCAAGTCGGGCACGGCCCACTTCGCCGCCGAGGACGAGGACGAGTGCTTCGACCTGGCCCGGGAGCTGGTCGGGTTCCTGCCCCTCAACAACATGGAGGACCCGCCGCGGCGCCAGCCGACCGACGATCCCCGCCGGGAGGAGCAGGCCCTGGTCGACCTGGTCCCCGACCACCCCAACCAGCCCTACGACATCCGCGAGGTGGTCGCCCGGGTGGTCGACGACGGCGAGTTCCTGGAGATCCTCCAGGCCCACGCCGAGTCGATCGTGATCGGCCTGGCCCGCCTCAACGGCCGGCCGGTCGGGATCGTCGGCAACCAGCCGCTGCACCTGGCCGGCGTCCTCGACATCAACGCGTCGGTCAAGGGCGCCCGGTTCGTGCGCTTCTGCGACGCCTTCAACATCCCCATCATCAGCTTCGTCGACGTGCCCGGGTTCATGCCCGGCACCAGCCAGGAGTGGGGCGGCATCATCCGCCACGGGGCCAAGCTGCTGTACGCCTACGCCGAGGCGACCGTGCCCAAGCTGACCGTGATCACCCGCAAGGCCTACGGCGGCGCCTACGACGTGATGTCGTCCAAGCCGCTGCGGGCCGACATCAACTTCGCCTGGCCGACGGCCGAGATCGCGGTGATGGGGCCGCAGGGCGCGGTCAACATCATCTTCCGCAAGGAGATCGAGAAGGCCGACGACCCGGTGGCCCGCCGCGACGAGCTGGTGGCCGAGTACACCGAGCGCTTCGCCAACCCCTACATCGCCGCCGAGCGGGGCTACATCGACGAGGTGATCGAGCCCCAGGTGACCCGCCCGCGGCTCATCCAGGCCCTGGAGATGTGCGTGACCAAGCGCGAGATCCGCCCGCCCCGCAAGCACGGGAACATCCCCCTGTGA
- a CDS encoding CBS domain-containing protein, with the protein MAAGSEQLFVSRLARLPVLAPTGETIGRIADVVIARRESGAPPPVLGFTVMVQRRPIFLGVGRVRELDESGATLSTGSVNLRPFEQREGETLVIGELLDARVRHRETGRQLRLNDVAIGRVREEWVVTALDVLEPGGGLRPWRRAKHLRLPWEQVAGLEPAETAERRVAALANLRPADLAAALQALPVHSRQEVVAGLDDDRLAEAMEELPEELQAVLLAGLGDERAADVLEAMDPDDAADLLGELSEADRARLLAMMVPDEAEPVRRLLVYDEETAGGLMTTEPVIMRAADTVAEALARVRDPDLPPALAAQVFVVRPPTQTPTGRYLGVAYLQRLLREPPGEELGSCVDTDLDCIAPEEPTRRVAEYLATYDLLAAPVCDPQGRLLGAVSIDDVLDHLLPEAWRRGAGAVR; encoded by the coding sequence GTGGCCGCAGGGAGCGAGCAGCTGTTCGTCTCGCGGTTGGCGCGGTTGCCGGTGCTGGCGCCCACCGGGGAGACCATCGGGCGGATCGCCGACGTGGTCATCGCCCGGCGGGAGTCGGGGGCGCCGCCGCCGGTGCTGGGGTTCACGGTGATGGTGCAGCGGCGGCCCATCTTCCTCGGGGTGGGGCGGGTCCGGGAGCTGGACGAGAGCGGGGCGACCCTCTCCACCGGGAGCGTCAACCTGCGGCCGTTCGAGCAGCGGGAGGGGGAGACCCTGGTCATCGGGGAGCTGCTGGACGCCCGGGTGCGGCACCGGGAGACGGGCCGGCAGCTGCGGCTGAACGACGTGGCCATCGGCAGGGTGCGGGAGGAGTGGGTGGTGACCGCGCTGGACGTGCTCGAGCCGGGCGGGGGGCTGCGGCCGTGGCGGCGGGCCAAGCACCTGCGGCTGCCCTGGGAGCAGGTGGCCGGGCTGGAGCCGGCCGAGACGGCCGAGCGGCGGGTGGCCGCCCTGGCCAACCTGCGCCCGGCCGACCTGGCCGCCGCCCTCCAGGCCCTGCCCGTCCATTCCCGGCAGGAGGTGGTGGCCGGGCTGGACGACGACCGGCTGGCCGAGGCCATGGAGGAGCTGCCCGAGGAGCTCCAGGCGGTCCTGCTGGCCGGGCTGGGCGACGAGCGGGCGGCCGACGTGCTCGAGGCCATGGACCCCGACGACGCCGCCGACCTGCTGGGCGAGCTGTCCGAGGCCGACCGGGCCCGGCTGCTGGCCATGATGGTGCCCGACGAGGCCGAGCCGGTCCGGCGGCTGCTGGTCTACGACGAGGAGACGGCCGGGGGGCTGATGACCACCGAGCCGGTGATCATGCGGGCCGCCGACACCGTGGCCGAGGCCCTGGCCCGGGTGCGCGACCCCGACCTGCCGCCCGCCCTGGCCGCCCAGGTATTCGTGGTCCGGCCCCCGACCCAGACCCCGACCGGCCGCTACCTGGGCGTCGCCTACCTGCAGCGGTTGCTGCGGGAGCCGCCCGGCGAGGAGCTGGGGTCCTGCGTCGACACCGACCTGGACTGCATCGCCCCGGAGGAGCCGACCCGCCGGGTGGCCGAGTACCTGGCCACCTACGACCTGCTGGCCGCCCCGGTCTGCGACCCCCAGGGCCGCCTGCTGGGGGCGGTGTCGATCGACGACGTGCTCGACCACCTGCTGCCCGAGGCCTGGCGGCGGGGCGCGGGAGCGGTCCGGTGA
- a CDS encoding biotin--[acetyl-CoA-carboxylase] ligase — protein sequence MDKANGGWVRRALPGFFSPLEVAASVPTTMSRAAELAAAGAPEGATVVAEEQTEGRGRLGRAWVAPPGSSLLVSVVLRPPLAREAVWLTVAAAGVALAGAVDEVAPGAAPAGLKWPNDLLLGGRKAAGLLAEAQLEGERLAAVLLGMGVNVGQ from the coding sequence ATGGATAAGGCCAACGGCGGCTGGGTCCGGCGGGCCCTGCCCGGATTCTTCAGCCCCCTGGAGGTGGCGGCCAGCGTGCCCACCACCATGTCCCGGGCGGCCGAGCTGGCCGCGGCCGGCGCGCCCGAGGGGGCGACCGTGGTCGCCGAGGAGCAGACCGAGGGCCGGGGCCGGCTGGGCCGGGCCTGGGTGGCCCCGCCGGGCAGCTCCCTGCTGGTCTCGGTGGTGCTGCGCCCGCCGCTTGCCCGGGAGGCGGTCTGGCTGACGGTGGCCGCGGCCGGGGTGGCCCTGGCCGGGGCGGTCGACGAGGTCGCCCCCGGGGCGGCCCCGGCCGGGCTCAAGTGGCCCAACGACCTGCTGCTGGGCGGCCGCAAGGCGGCCGGGCTGCTGGCCGAGGCCCAGCTGGAGGGGGAGCGGCTGGCCGCCGTCCTGCTCGGCATGGGCGTCAACGTCGGCCAGG
- a CDS encoding acetyl-CoA carboxylase biotin carboxylase subunit, with translation MEKVLVANRGEIAVRVLRACRELGLVAVAVYSDADRDALHVEVADEAWHIGETAPAKSYLNVDGLVEVARRARVDAVHPGYGFLAENAAFAQAVLDAGLRWVGPKPAAIAAMGDKVSARRVAEQAKAPLVPGTVEPLAGPEAAVAFGDRHGYPLALKAAFGGGGRGMKVVRTAGDVAAGLESARRESKAAFGRDEIYVERYLDAPRHVEAQILADGRGEVVFLGERDCSLQRRHQKLVEEAPAPGLPEEVRMALGKAACDIARTADYENAGTIEFLYEPATDRFHFLEMNTRLQVEHPVTELTAGIDLVHAQLRVAAGEGIPAAYEDVQARGHAIEVRINAEDPGAGFMPAPGPITGWREPSGPGVRVDAGVRAGFTVPQAYDSLLAKLIVWGEDRDQARRRMLRALDEFRIEGVPTTIPFHRLAMTDPAFVAGDVSTVLVEQGMDLSSLEPTILDGAEPPTVKPPPRRLVIELEGKRFDVDLFPQEPVKVPERIRTPRSPGALERARAETGGPGKEVVKTPMQGTIVKVLVAEGDTVKAGQTLVVLEAMKMENHVTAHQAGTVAGLEVSEGQTVPTGATIAVIEAT, from the coding sequence GTGGAGAAGGTGCTGGTCGCCAACCGGGGCGAGATCGCCGTGCGCGTGCTGCGCGCCTGCCGCGAGCTCGGCCTGGTGGCGGTGGCGGTCTACTCCGACGCCGACCGCGACGCCCTCCACGTCGAGGTGGCCGACGAGGCCTGGCACATCGGCGAGACCGCCCCGGCCAAGAGCTACCTGAACGTCGACGGGCTGGTCGAGGTGGCCCGCCGGGCCAGGGTCGACGCCGTCCACCCCGGCTACGGGTTCCTGGCCGAGAACGCCGCCTTCGCCCAGGCGGTGCTGGACGCCGGGCTGCGCTGGGTCGGGCCCAAGCCGGCCGCGATCGCCGCCATGGGCGACAAGGTCTCGGCCCGCCGGGTCGCCGAGCAGGCCAAGGCGCCGCTGGTCCCGGGCACGGTGGAGCCGCTGGCCGGCCCGGAGGCGGCGGTGGCCTTCGGCGACCGCCACGGCTACCCGCTGGCCCTCAAGGCGGCCTTCGGCGGCGGCGGCCGGGGCATGAAGGTGGTCCGCACGGCCGGCGACGTGGCCGCCGGGCTGGAGTCGGCCCGGCGCGAGTCCAAGGCCGCCTTCGGCCGCGACGAGATCTACGTCGAGCGCTACCTGGACGCCCCCCGCCACGTCGAGGCCCAGATCCTGGCCGACGGGCGCGGCGAGGTGGTGTTCCTGGGCGAGCGCGACTGCTCGCTCCAGCGCCGCCACCAGAAGCTGGTCGAGGAGGCCCCGGCCCCGGGCCTGCCCGAGGAGGTGCGGATGGCGCTGGGCAAGGCGGCCTGCGACATCGCCCGGACGGCCGACTACGAGAACGCCGGCACCATCGAGTTCCTCTACGAGCCGGCCACGGACCGGTTCCACTTCCTGGAGATGAACACCCGGCTCCAGGTCGAGCACCCGGTCACCGAGCTGACCGCCGGCATCGACCTGGTCCACGCCCAGCTCCGGGTGGCCGCCGGCGAGGGCATCCCGGCCGCCTACGAGGACGTCCAGGCCCGCGGGCACGCCATCGAGGTGCGGATCAACGCCGAGGACCCGGGGGCCGGGTTCATGCCGGCGCCCGGGCCGATCACCGGCTGGCGGGAGCCCTCCGGCCCGGGGGTGCGGGTCGACGCCGGCGTGCGGGCCGGCTTCACCGTCCCCCAGGCCTACGACTCGCTGCTGGCCAAGCTGATCGTCTGGGGCGAGGACCGCGACCAGGCCCGGCGGCGGATGCTCCGGGCCCTTGACGAGTTCCGGATCGAGGGCGTCCCCACCACCATCCCGTTCCACCGCCTGGCCATGACCGACCCGGCGTTCGTGGCCGGGGACGTCTCCACCGTCCTGGTCGAGCAGGGCATGGACCTGTCGTCGCTGGAGCCGACCATCCTCGACGGCGCCGAGCCGCCGACGGTCAAGCCGCCGCCCCGCCGGCTGGTCATCGAGCTGGAGGGCAAGCGCTTCGACGTCGACCTGTTCCCCCAGGAGCCGGTCAAGGTGCCGGAGCGGATCCGCACCCCCCGCTCCCCCGGGGCCCTGGAGCGGGCCCGGGCGGAGACGGGCGGGCCGGGCAAGGAGGTCGTCAAGACCCCCATGCAGGGCACGATCGTCAAGGTGCTGGTCGCCGAGGGCGACACCGTCAAGGCCGGCCAGACCCTGGTCGTCCTGGAGGCCATGAAGATGGAGAACCACGTCACCGCCCACCAGGCGGGCACCGTGGCCGGCCTGGAGGTCAGCGAGGGCCAGACGGTCCCGACCGGCGCCACCATCGCCGTCATCGAGGCGACCTAG
- a CDS encoding WhiB family transcriptional regulator: protein MEAACRQVDTTLFYSPEGERGPRKERREAAAKQICGSCKVMELCAAYAIATREPYGTWGGLSENDRRELVRRIDPRMAQLRYRTALAAWEETTAWSRPPADGN, encoded by the coding sequence ATGGAAGCCGCCTGCCGGCAGGTGGACACCACCCTGTTCTACTCGCCCGAGGGGGAGCGGGGGCCACGCAAGGAGCGCCGCGAGGCCGCGGCCAAGCAGATCTGCGGGTCGTGCAAGGTCATGGAGCTGTGCGCCGCCTACGCCATCGCCACCCGGGAGCCGTACGGCACCTGGGGCGGCCTGTCGGAGAACGACCGCCGCGAGCTCGTCCGCCGGATCGACCCCCGCATGGCCCAGCTCCGCTACCGCACGGCGCTGGCCGCCTGGGAAGAGACGACCGCGTGGAGCCGGCCTCCGGCCGACGGCAACTGA